Proteins from a single region of Rana temporaria chromosome 5, aRanTem1.1, whole genome shotgun sequence:
- the PSMA2 gene encoding proteasome subunit alpha type-2 produces MAERGYSFSLTTFSPSGKLVQIEYALAAVAAGAPSVGIKAANGVVLATEKKQKSILYDEQSVHKVEPITKHIGMVYSGMGPDYRVLVRRARKLAQQYYLVYQEPIPTAQLVQRVASVMQEYTQSGGVRPFGVSLLIAGWDEERPYLFQSDPSGAYFAWKATAMGKNYVNGKTFLEKRYNEDLELEDAIHTAILTLKESFEGQMTEDNIEVGICNEAGFKRLTPAEVKDYLAAIA; encoded by the exons ATGGCGGAACGTGGATACAGTTTCTCTCTGACTACTTTCAG tcCATCGGGAAAACTTGTACAGATTGAATACGCTTTAGCTGCGGTAGCTGCAGGAGCACCATCTGTTGGTATCAAAG CTGCAAATGGTGTTGTATTGGCAACTGAGAAAAAACAGAAATCAATATTGTACGATGAGCAAAGCGTACATAAAGTGGAGCCAATTACCAAGCACATAGGCATGGTGTACAGTGGCATGGGCCCAGATTACAG agTCCTTGTTCGACGAGCCAGGAAACTAGCCCAACAATATTACCTTGTGTATCAGGAACCTATTCCAACAGCACAGCTAGTACAAAGAGTGGCATCGGTTATGCAGGAATATACACAGTCTGG TGGTGTACGTCCATTTGGAGTGTCGTTATTAATTGCAGGCTGGGATGAGGAGCGACCATATTTATTCCAATCGGATCCTTCA GGAGCCTATTTTGCATGGAAGGCAACAGCAATGGGAAAGAATTATGTGAATGGTAAAACCTTCCTTGAAAAAAG ATACAATGAAGATCTTGAACTTGAAGATGCTATACACACAGCAATTTTAACATTAAAG GAAAGTTTTGAGGGTCAGATGACGGAAGACAACATTGAAGTTGGTATTTGCAATGAAGCTGGATTTAAGCGACTCACTCCTGCTGAAGTCAAAGATTACTTGGCTGCTATAGCATAA